A part of Carassius carassius chromosome 4, fCarCar2.1, whole genome shotgun sequence genomic DNA contains:
- the LOC132131738 gene encoding complement component 1 Q subcomponent-binding protein, mitochondrial-like isoform X2 has protein sequence MLKSVSRAVQLAARLSISSSAPPLRRTFSRSIWSLSSSGAGSDSRPRLLTSTRALPSLSCGCGSLHTEGDKAFAAFLTDEIKEEKNIQKNKSLPKMSGGWELELNGTEAKLNRALSGEKITITFNVNNSIPPQLEEDPEHTQKSPEDEPDIVSTPNFVVEVTKPGVKSSMVFDCHFPEDETAHGEAEEESDIFAIREVSFQPEGDSEWKETSYTLNTDSLDWALYDHLMGFLADRGVDNTFADELIELSTALEHQEYIKFLEDLSTFVKCK, from the exons ATGCTGAAGTCTGTGAGCCGCGCGGTTCAGCTCGCAGCCCGGCTGTCCATCAGCAGCTCCGCCCCGCCGCTCCGCAGAACCTTCAGCAGATCCATCTGGAGCCTCAGCAGCAGCGGAGCGGGGTCCGACTCCAGGCCGAGGCTGCTCACATCGACCCGGGCTCTGCCCTCACTGTCCTGCGGCTGCGGGAGTCTGCACACCGAGG GTGATAAAGCATTTGCAGCGTTTCTCACTGATGAGATCAAAGAAGAAAAGAATATCCAGAAGAACAAGAGTCTTCCTAAAATGTCCGGCGGCTGGGAGCTCGAGCTCAACGGCACAGAAGCCAAACTCAACCGCGCGCTGTCTGGAGAAAA AATCACTATCACTTTCAACGTGAACAACAGCATCCCGCCGCAGCTGGAGGAGGATCCTGAGCACACGCAGAAGAGTCCGGAGGACgag CCTGACATTGTCTCAACGCCCAACTTTGTGGTTGAAGTGACCAAACCTGGAGTAAAGAGCTCAATGGTGTTTGACTGTCATTTCCCCGAGGATGAG ACGGCTCACGGTGAGGCTGAGGAGGAGAGCGATATCTTCGCCATCCGGGAGGTCAGTTTCCAGCCGGAGGGAGATTCAGAGTGGAAGGAAACCAGTTACACACTCAACACAGACTCTCTGGACTGG GCCCTGTATGACCATCTGATGGGCTTCCTGGCTGACCGCGGCGTCGACAACACGTTTGCAGATGAGCTGATCGAGTTGAGCACGGCGCTGGAGCATCAGGAGTACATCAAGTTCCTGGAAGATCTCAGCACTTTCGTCAAATGCAAATAG
- the LOC132131738 gene encoding complement component 1 Q subcomponent-binding protein, mitochondrial-like isoform X1 produces the protein MLKSVSRAVQLAARLSISSSAPPLRRTFSRSIWSLSSSGAGSDSRPRLLTSTRALPSLSCGCGSLHTEGDKAFAAFLTDEIKEEKNIQKNKSLPKMSGGWELELNGTEAKLNRALSGEKITITFNVNNSIPPQLEEDPEHTQKSPEDEPDIVSTPNFVVEVTKPGVKSSMVFDCHFPEDELFVSEQTAHGEAEEESDIFAIREVSFQPEGDSEWKETSYTLNTDSLDWALYDHLMGFLADRGVDNTFADELIELSTALEHQEYIKFLEDLSTFVKCK, from the exons ATGCTGAAGTCTGTGAGCCGCGCGGTTCAGCTCGCAGCCCGGCTGTCCATCAGCAGCTCCGCCCCGCCGCTCCGCAGAACCTTCAGCAGATCCATCTGGAGCCTCAGCAGCAGCGGAGCGGGGTCCGACTCCAGGCCGAGGCTGCTCACATCGACCCGGGCTCTGCCCTCACTGTCCTGCGGCTGCGGGAGTCTGCACACCGAGG GTGATAAAGCATTTGCAGCGTTTCTCACTGATGAGATCAAAGAAGAAAAGAATATCCAGAAGAACAAGAGTCTTCCTAAAATGTCCGGCGGCTGGGAGCTCGAGCTCAACGGCACAGAAGCCAAACTCAACCGCGCGCTGTCTGGAGAAAA AATCACTATCACTTTCAACGTGAACAACAGCATCCCGCCGCAGCTGGAGGAGGATCCTGAGCACACGCAGAAGAGTCCGGAGGACgag CCTGACATTGTCTCAACGCCCAACTTTGTGGTTGAAGTGACCAAACCTGGAGTAAAGAGCTCAATGGTGTTTGACTGTCATTTCCCCGAGGATGAG CTGTTTGTCTCCGAGCAGACGGCTCACGGTGAGGCTGAGGAGGAGAGCGATATCTTCGCCATCCGGGAGGTCAGTTTCCAGCCGGAGGGAGATTCAGAGTGGAAGGAAACCAGTTACACACTCAACACAGACTCTCTGGACTGG GCCCTGTATGACCATCTGATGGGCTTCCTGGCTGACCGCGGCGTCGACAACACGTTTGCAGATGAGCTGATCGAGTTGAGCACGGCGCTGGAGCATCAGGAGTACATCAAGTTCCTGGAAGATCTCAGCACTTTCGTCAAATGCAAATAG
- the LOC132140078 gene encoding unconventional myosin-XIX-like, whose protein sequence is MANVKQKFLFKNKDVSTVKSSDGTSRSLEKAGRPNRQKEKINGLKDRAQDFRKSVIESLEEDIRDFLINEAELHTYDDLTKVNPVTPSTVLKCLQARYSAKVFYTHAGCTLVALNPFQPIPHLYSLDVMKEYHSAPQPQEFKPHIFIVAEEAYRNVQGQVEPMNQSLVVSGESGAGKTWTSRCLMKYYATVAASSQKCQDTVEKIERRVLGSNPLMEAFGNACTLRNSNSSRFGKYIQLQLNGSQLLVGASVQTYLLEKTRVAFQAPNERNFHIFYQMMKGATEKQRLEWMLPLDQDFAWLPHAEKTLEEDCLQETVEAMINLGIDESKRTQIFTILAGLLQLGNVDFNPASEEAQTCDLDEHSKGFLQKTADLLHVQLDELESCLTVRTLRAGKQNILKPCSQSECGVRRDCLAKAIYARLFDWLVTFINNSMCADRSIWCNFIGLLDVYGFECFLLNNLEQLCINYANEKLQQHFVAHYLKAQQEEYVTEGLQWSFIRYQDNQGCLDLIEGSPSSIFSLLNEECRLNRASDAMQFCVRLQKELSDNDSISWDKFSKQPHFTVAHYAGKVSYQIEGMMEKNKDPVPPELISLLQDSQDSLLHSLFADGDRENEGLRGHSKVVTVISKFRNSLESLMKILHSTTPHYTRCIKPNPDCRPLTFKREEVIAQLEACGIVETINISAAGFPIRIPYGSFLQRYGLITNTRLTAQINQMNSPEMSNQAVLGSAVEDVLNVVLKRRATHSTLSPDDNNNMLHCGRTKVFLTHSLLEMLEEHRNRLRSQKAFCIQCCWRRHQTNQHNLKRQAATRLQAGLRSWLIRREIGKWHKAASVIQTRWRRWRVWMDALAEAELDDAEDFMENEASCVLPKLDPLLKERCSVQLSSIQEPVMVRGWPIGLVMASAPSVTVSLTATGFQQIKSMMACLKIPFRNGEYKVKTNQFDQGVASIRAQPRGSIKMHLQRSPLLYADMHPVHKTDVVTGFNQILLEDRT, encoded by the exons ATGGCGAATGTCAAACAGaagtttttattcaaaaataaagacGTTTCGACCGTTAAAAGTTCTGACGGGACATCAAGGAGTTTGGAAAAGGCTGGAAGACCAAACCGACAGAAGGAAAAG ATAAATGGATTGAAAGACAGAGCCCAGGATTTCAGGAAATCTGTAATTGAGTCACTGGAAGAGGACATCCGAGATTTCCTCATCAATGAAGCAGAACTTCACACGTATGACGACCTCACTAAAGTCAACCCGGTTACCCCTTCTACAG TGCTGAAATGTCTGCAGGCCAGGTACAGTGCAAAGGTTTTCTACACACATGCTGGCTGCACGCTGGTCGCCCTCAACCCCTTCCAGCCCATCCCTCACTTGTACTCTCTGGATGTGATGAAGGAATATCACTCCGCCCCTCAACCTCAG GAGTTTAAGCCACACATCTTCATCGTAGCAGAAGAGGCTTATAGGAATGTGCAAGGCCAGGTGGAGCCCATGAACCAGTCGCTGGTTGTCTCTGGAGAGAGTGGAGCTGGGAAG ACGTGGACGTCACGATGTCTGATGAAGTATTATGCCACTGTGGCGGCCTCTTCTCAGAAATGCCAGGACACCGTAGAGAAGATAGAAAGACGAGTACTGGGCTCCAACCCGCTCATGGAGGCATTTG GCAATGCCTGCACATTACGCAATAGTAACAGCAGTCGCTTTGGAAAATACATTCAGCTTCAGCTCAATGG CTCTCAGCTGCTGGTTGGGGCATCAGTGCAGACATATCTCTTGGAGAAAACCAGAGTGGCTTTCCAAGCTCCAAATGAGAgaaattttcacatattttaccag ATGATGAAAGGAGCCACAGAGAAACAGAGACTTGAATGGATGCTGCCTTTGGATCAAGACTTTGCTTGGTTGCCACATGCTGAGAAAACCTTAGAAG AAGACTGTTTGCAAGAGACTGTGGAAGCCATGATCAACCTTGGCATTGATGAGAGTAAACGGACACAGATTTTCACA ATCCTTGCAGGTCTTCTGCAGCTGGGGAACGTGGACTTCAATCCTGCATCAGAAGAGGCTCAGACATGTGATCTTGATGAACACTCCAAAG GTTTCCTGCAGAAGACCGCTGACCTGCTGCATGTACAGCTAGACGAGCTGGAGTCGTGTCTGACCGTGAGAACTCTGCGCGCTGGAAAACAGAACATCCTCAAACCTTGCTCTCAATCGGAGTGCGGCGTCCGCAGAGACTGTCTTGCTAAAGCAATTTACGCACG gcTGTTTGACTGGTTAGTCACATTCATAAACAACAGTATGTGTGCAGACAGGTCCATTTGGTGCAACTTCATTG GTCTGCTGGATGTGTACGGTTTTGAATGCTTCCTCCTGAACAATCTGGAGCAGTTGTGTATTAATTACGCTAACGAGAAGCTGCAGCAGCACTTTGTGGCTCATTACCTGAAAGCCCAGCAGGAGGAGTATGTGACCGAGGGGCTGCAGTGGTCTTTCATACGGTACCAAGACAACCAGGGCTGCCTGGACCTGATTGAAGGCAGTCCCTCCAGTATTTTCTCCCTGCTCAATGAG GAGTGTCGTCTGAACAGAGCATCGGATGCGATGCAGTTTTGTGTGCGTCTGCAGAAGGAGCTGTCAGATAACGACAGCATCAGCTGGGACAAATTCAGCAAGCAGCCCCATTTCACTGTGGCCCATTACGCAGGCAAAGTCAGCTACCAGATCGAGGGCATGATGGAGAAGAACAAG GATCCAGTTCCCCCTGAGCTCATCAGTCTCCTGCAGGATTCCCAGGATTCATTGCTGCATAGTCTTTTTGCTGACGGTGACCGTGAGAACGAGGGTTTGAGAGGACACAGTAAAGTGGTCACTGTCATCTCTAAATTTAGG AACTCTCTTGAAAGCCTGATGAAGATTTTACACAGCACCACGCCACACTACACACGCTGCATTAAACCCAACCCAGACTGCAGACCGCTCACCTTCAAAAGGGAAGAG GTTATCGCTCAGCTTGAGGCCTGTGGGATAGTGGAGACCATAAACATCAGCGCAGCAGGATTTCCCATCAG gatCCCATATGGCAGTTTCCTCCAAAGATACGGGCTGATCACAAACACCAGACTAACTGCGCAAATCAACCAAATGAACA GCCCTGAGATGAGCAATCAGGCGGTTCTGGGTTCTGCTGTAGAGGATGTGCTTAATGTGGTCCTCAAGAGACGTGCCACACACTCCACCCTCAGCCCTGATGACAACAACAACATGCTGCACTGTGGCAGGACCAAAgtctttctcacacactctctg TTGGAGATGCTGGAGGAGCACAGGAACAGGTTGCGCTCACAGAAGGCGTTCTGTATCCAGTGCTGCTGGCGCAGGCACCAGACCAATCAGCATAACCTCAAGAGACAGGCTGCCACCCGCTTACAAGCAG GTTTGAGATCCTGGTTGATCAGAAGAGAGATTGGGAAATGGCACAAAGCTGCATCAGTCATCCAGACCAGATGGAGGCGCTGGAGG GTGTGGATGGATGCGTTAGCTGAGGCAGAGCTGGATGATGCTGAGGATTTCATGGAGAACGAAGCATCATGTGTGTTGCCGAAGCTGGATCCTCTGCTGAAGGAGAGATGCTCTGTGCAGCTCTCCAGCATCCAGGAGCCTGTGATGGTCAGAGGTTGGCCCATCGGCCTGGTCATGGCCTCTGCTCCCAGCGTCACTGTCTCTCTGACAGCCACGGGTTTCCAGCAGATCAAGTCTATGATGGCATGTCTGAAGATCCCATTCAGAAACGGTGAATACAAAGTAAAGACCAACCAGTTTGACCAGGGTGTGGCGTCTATCAGAGCTCAGCCGCGG GGCTCCATTAAGATGCATCTCCAGAGATCTCCGCTGCTGTACGCTGACATGCACCCAGTGCACAAAACAGACGTGGTGACCGGATTCAACCAGATCCTGCTGGAGGACAGGACCTGA
- the LOC132131753 gene encoding zinc finger HIT domain-containing protein 3-like, with the protein MRSVMQLCGVCSEHVPKYRCPACRIRYCSVSCFKRHRDDDACHPVKESDPASSSSTPVSSAEEPWTVEDRLDEESQTDKVPLEKLQQLADSEALKGLLRNPHLRRLMMSVDSAEDKAKATKDAMQEPLFVEFADQCLRIIEPTEAENDDEF; encoded by the exons ATGAG GTCCGTTATGCAGCTTTGTGGAGTTTGTAGCGAACATGTTCCTAAATACAGATGTCCAGCCTGCAGAATCCGATA TTGTTCAGTGAGCTGCTTTAAAAGACACAGAGATGATG ATGCATGTCATCCAGTTAAAGAATCAGATCCAGCCTCCAGCAGCTCAACACCAGTGAGCAGCG CTGAAGAGCCGTGGACTGTCGAGGATCGTCTTGATGAAGAGAGTCAGACTGATAAAGTGCCATTAGAGAAACTTCAGCAGCTCG CTGATTCAGAGGCGTTGAAGGGTCTGTTGAGGAATCCTCATCTCCGCCGGTTAATGATGTCCGTGGATTCTGCTGAAGATAAAGCCAAAGCCACGAAAGACGCCATGCAGGAGCCACTGTTCGTGGAGTTTGCTGATCAGTGCTTAAGAATTATTGAACCGACAGAAGCAGAGAATGATGATGAATTCTGA